In the genome of Lactuca sativa cultivar Salinas chromosome 3, Lsat_Salinas_v11, whole genome shotgun sequence, the window CACTCTTATTATGAGCACCAGGAATCCTTATCCTAACAAAGGTCCCAAAAACttttttatgaaatgtttcattatCTTTAAGTAAATCCTCCACCAACTTCCTTCTCATGTAAATTAAACTTATATTGTGTGTATCAATCGCAGCATAATCATCACGGTTTGACTGAGGTTCTCGGTCAACTTTCTTGCGAATTTTACGTTTTTTATTGTCTTTCCCACTTTTCACATTCTCATTACCTTCATCATCATTGTCCACCTGGACAACATCAGTGTCAACAGTGTCCCCTTGTAGTTGTACATCATCTATCTGAGAATCTTCTTTGATAAGAAAATGGGATTCTAGAAGCTTCAACATCTCAAAATGTCCAACACGTGGTTTTCCAAAAAGTCTTTCGAGTCTTGCATCACAAATTATATAACTTTTGCGACGCGAATCACGAAGTTTGTTTGTTTTAATGTACTCAAGCAAGAGAGCTTGGACATCAAACTGTGTTTGAAATGACGTGTCGTCACCTGTCATGTGGGCCACGAATTCTAGAAGCTCTTTTGATGCCCATTCTGTGTCTTTCAGATCTTCTTTGAGCTTTTTAGGCTTTCTTATTCGCTTCTTTTTTGTTTGTAGGGAAGGGGAAGGGGAAGGGTTTTCTGAGCCTGAACCACCTTCAGAGTGTACAGCTGGCGGGTCTTTCTTGCCAGCTGGATCGAATCCTTTCCAAGCATTCTTGGCCTCAAGAAGGTCGGGTAATGAAAGATTGAGTTTGGATTTCATGTCTATCCAATAATCTTTAAATAGATATTCCCAGCTGTTCTTGTCATCAAAATCTACATCCACCTGTTGAAACAGAGATTTTTAGTTATCAACTGATATTATAGACTAATAGTCTATAGATAGATGATTATATTAAGAGTAAAGAATAACTAATGATTATACCTGATTTTGATTTTCCTGAGAGTTTTTTTCAATTAGCATGATGGTTTTCATGCAAGTCTCACAAAAAcctttcttctctttctctttgAGACATAATATAACATTGGTTTTGATACATGATTTGCACAAGGAAAAGGTGCATGTATAGCACATGTATTCAGCCTTCTTCTCACAGGTACTACACAGAtgccaacctgaaactcaaaatttaaatttaaataaataaataagttgcTCCCATGGTAATTTAAGTAAAAGCACATTTAAATGGTATCTGAGAAACTCAAGTAGTTAATATGACACATAGGAAACCAAAACACATAGCTTTAATATGTGATTCATGAATGCATTGAGCAACTGCACATTAGAAGCAAATTTGGATCCATGCACAGTTTCAAAATGATTTCTTTATTTCACTTCCTTCTTTTTCGTTTTCATGATCTTTTCTTCATTTCTCAGTTGCCATGTTTATCTCTTTGTTGTTTAAGGTTAAGAAGAAAACTTTTTTCTTGAGATTATTCTCATGAGAAAACAAATATTGCAAAAGGTGTAGTAGATTGGTTATTTAAAATGCTTTTGCAGTAATTGCTTGAAACAAGTATGTATGTGTGCCCTCACAACAACTTAATCATACTACATTTAAGTCCTTGCATTTGTTTACAACAAGGACTTAATTATACATTTGAATGTGGTTACATCAAAAAAGAACACGCATAACATAATGCCAATGGATTTTTCCTATTTTGATCAACTTCAAAAAAACGAAGAATTAATCGTTCTTGGATGGTGTCCAGATATTGGAAAACAATAGTCTTTCCTTTGACAACTTCGCTAGACAAAAAAAGGCTTTGCTTTCTTGAACAGATTAATTAAGAATTCATGGAGTCACACATTGACACTAATCCTACTGGAAAAAAGCCATCAACTTTAGCAGTGAAGCATTCATGGTATCTGTGTTGTGGCAGGTTCTCTGATGAATCTCCCTTTTAACTGAATCTCTGATACAAGCCAACTGCTGCAAGATTAGCTCTCATATATCATGTAACACCATTAACCATTtacaacagaaaaaaaaaataactttggTTGTTCTAAATGAACACCTTAAATCCCCAAACCACACTATATAACTACCCCAGGTATGATTTCATTCATTCAATCGTCATAAACATATATTTCATTCATTCGTTTTTCATATACACATTCTAAGAAAAAATTCCTCTTTGGTTGGTGTTTGTTTGAAGAATGTCAGCTCAAGAGAACCCAGAAGGAGCAAGTTTTACTTTTACACCAAAAATGGAATGTAATTGAATTCCTAAGGAACCCAGCAAACCAAACGCCCCCTTTACCTTGTTTTCAGAAACTATTTTATGAGAAGCGTCAATTTTGGTCCTTGTTTTGATAATATAAATGGTAAATATATCACATGAAGTGAaaagcaacaattatttaaatgtaTGAGAGGATAGAGAACATACCACAATTCCATCGACCCTTAGTTTGGAAGAAAGAAGCTTCTCGGTTAACACAAGAAGGGTGATAAGCTTTAGGGCAAGTCCTGTAAATATGGAACAATGGAATTTAGAACACTGTAAATCCAGATTGATCATCTATCAAGAACACTCACCTCATATCGCATAGCACAAGGTCTCCGCCATCAAAGCAAATGAAGCAAACATCTTCGTCAATTATTATCTTCTTACGCCCAACTGTAGACTTGTGGGTAGCTTTTGAGTTCTTCCCTCCTCTTTTCCGTTTCCTTCTGCCACGCTTAACAACCGACTCTGTCAATTCCGTTTCCATCTCCTCCGATGGGACTTTCTCTTCATCAGCCATGGTTGCTTCTTCATCGGTCTCCAATTCTGTATCTAATGATTTCTCCTCATCTGCCAGCGTTGGTTCTTCATCCTCGTTTTCTGCAGCACCGGCAGCGTTCTCGTCGTCTGTCGTGTTTCCTTCCTCAAGACCTTCCTCTTCATCTGCAACAACTTCTGCATCCGCTTCTTGGACATCAACCTGACTCTCTGTGATTGCTTCATCTCCTAGAACAATTTCGTCACCATCACTCTTAACATCCGCCATCACTTCCTCTCTTTCATCAATTTCAGCAACTGGCACCAGCGGAACATCCACTCCTCCGCCCTCTTTCATCGTCTCGCCAGCTTCCTCCATTTTATCGTCACTTCCGTCTTTATCATTCTCAATCACGAACGGACCATTTGTATTGGTAACCTCCTCGCTGTTATTGGCATTTTCTTCGACTGCATCTAAACCATTATCTCGCACAATTACAGCTGCCTCGTACTCTCCAACGTCAACTTTGGTCGAATTTGTTAACTCGCTACCACCACTCTCCGTAGCAGCAACATCAGAGGTAGAAATTCCATCATTTGCAGCACCCTCGGCTCCGTTCTCGTCTTTCAACAAACTCGTAGGCTCGACCACCACCGAGTTCCAACATCCACCCGTTTGCTCTGAGTTCTCGTCAACAATAACCACCTTCTCCTCCGCTGTTTCCCCCACTGCAACCGCGTCAAAAGGATTTGGATCGTCCAATTTAGGGGATAAAACAGACGATTTTTCTCCTTGCTCTTCTTGAGTGTTCGATTCTGGTACCTTTATTTCTAATTCTGTATCATTCATGCTATTATTTTCTAACAAACTTTCATTTGATACGGTTGTTGTCGATTCTTGAAGGTGCTTTGAGTTGTTTTCTTCTTCGACCTCCATGGCGAAATctcttcaaaaccctaaccctaatttcccCTATCCCTATGATTAGACATGTGTCGGATGTTACGAAGCTCCGCAAAGTGAGAGAAGCGTGGAAATATAGAGAGAAGGCGATATCAATGGGGTACTGTGTGTAtctgtgtgtgagagagagcGAGATGAGACAGAGTAGGAGAGAGTTCTTCGCCTCGAATTTGGTATTTTCAAGCCAAAATAAAACCGGACGATCGAATAAATAAATACACGATTGAGTTACTAACTAGTCCCTTGACAATACTTTATATTTCACTTCCTGCCTTTATTAGAAGTACGGTAAATTCTTGGTCGTTAAATGACCTTTTATTGTCTTGCATAGTTCTCATTTCTCAAGGTTAtttctccttttttttttctaactcGTAGGGTTGTGCATGAGTCGGTTTTGGAcccaaacccaacccaacccataaatGGTCGGTTTCTGGTTTTCAGAACTCAATAGGATCGGTTTCTGGTCGGTTCGGTTTCTCGGGTTCTGAGGTCAGTTTGGGCAGTTTTTTGGTTTCTTGGGTTCAACTCATATATTCACGGGTtctgggtttaaacccatgggttttgggttttaacccattttccataaatgaagcaacaagttaaatacttcaaaaaacatGAGTCTTACAACAAATAGTCTATTACAAGTTACAACCAAAGCCCAAAATAGTCTATTAAAACCAAAAAACAATCAAGTATGGGTCGGTTTCTCGGGTTTGATAGGTCGGTTTCTGGATAAAAACTGAAATCGAACccgatttttcggtttttaaaaaattcaaactcTAACCGTCGGTTTTGCTTCGGTTTCGGTTTCATCGGTTTTAGTTGGTTTCCCGGTTTCTTGGTTTGGGTTTGCTCCCCCCTACTAAATTATATTTTTGTATGTGAAAAGTAGGACCGAGTGTGGTGTGCTTTTTTTTGGCCAAAATCAAATCATCAACCATAAAGTTGGTTTTTTAAGGTATAAAAAAGTGTTAGGAAATAGTTCGGTTTTGGCGGGTTTCGATACGGATTGATTTCttgtggtttttgtttatttctaaAACTATATTCATAATATagtgttatttgattatgtggtCGATTTTAGAAACCGCAAACCATTAAGAGCCAgttatctactataataaataaaaatctttttgccacatgtcacactcttattgatttggccacatgtcattttgtggtttttttttcaattaaattttttccACGTGGcattttgtagtttttttattttatcaattttcacataatatttaaatgtaataattataataaatgcatatcagttctatttattgactttctttttaattttaaaatttctaaattCAAACTTCATTAGTTTCCTTTGTTAAAAATTCtaaattatttattataaattcaaagttttaaatgtttagaatttcatatttaaactttttttcttttaaatgaacccatgtaatacatgggttttACACCTAGTTAGATTATAACTTACGatctttctttatttatttatactATATCATTTATAGTAATGACTCACGAATTATAGTCATAAGTCATTTCTAAATGACATATACATAAACACAAATTTGTCTACATGCTACATTTTGAAGATGTAAAAGTAATAAGTTAATAACATTCTATATGAGAGACTAGTTGATAAGCCCTCTTGAATATATTATGAAAAGATGTTCAAATCACATAAAGTTAACCGATTAAAAAATGATGTTTGGTAAAAATAATTGATAAGTTAGTTGGGATACGTAAAAGAGAAAATGACACTGTAGCTATATAATGTTTTCATAATCTAATCATCCTTTAAACTTATTTTTTGGCTTTGTAGGAGCATAAAGTGACAATTTTCGGGTTTAAATACT includes:
- the LOC111904336 gene encoding zinc finger CCCH domain-containing protein 19, which translates into the protein MEVEEENNSKHLQESTTTVSNESLLENNSMNDTELEIKVPESNTQEEQGEKSSVLSPKLDDPNPFDAVAVGETAEEKVVIVDENSEQTGGCWNSVVVEPTSLLKDENGAEGAANDGISTSDVAATESGGSELTNSTKVDVGEYEAAVIVRDNGLDAVEENANNSEEVTNTNGPFVIENDKDGSDDKMEEAGETMKEGGGVDVPLVPVAEIDEREEVMADVKSDGDEIVLGDEAITESQVDVQEADAEVVADEEEGLEEGNTTDDENAAGAAENEDEEPTLADEEKSLDTELETDEEATMADEEKVPSEEMETELTESVVKRGRRKRKRGGKNSKATHKSTVGRKKIIIDEDVCFICFDGGDLVLCDMRTCPKAYHPSCVNREASFFQTKGRWNCGWHLCSTCEKKAEYMCYTCTFSLCKSCIKTNVILCLKEKEKKGFCETCMKTIMLIEKNSQENQNQVDVDFDDKNSWEYLFKDYWIDMKSKLNLSLPDLLEAKNAWKGFDPAGKKDPPAVHSEGGSGSENPSPSPSLQTKKKRIRKPKKLKEDLKDTEWASKELLEFVAHMTGDDTSFQTQFDVQALLLEYIKTNKLRDSRRKSYIICDARLERLFGKPRVGHFEMLKLLESHFLIKEDSQIDDVQLQGDTVDTDVVQVDNDDEGNENVKSGKDNKKRKIRKKVDREPQSNRDDYAAIDTHNISLIYMRRKLVEDLLKDNETFHKKVFGTFVRIRIPGAHNKSDIYRLVQVTGTIKTEEYSVGKQKTDSMLEILNLDKTESVSIDTISNQEFTEDECKRLRQSIKCGLINRLKVGDILDKAMELQAARVDDWLELEVLRLSHLRDRASDLGRKKELRECVEKLQILKTPEERARRLEDLPVIHDDPTMDPKHVSEDDTDEDDKKQDTYKSSVGPRFNNNRRRDYPSKEPWSSTRGPAKNYEFARNLSFSNKTEPHNENVHDQGRDPIMQKKNEDSPSPSPSSSRKEVIPETTPEVNETEKMWHYKDPSGKIQGPFSMAQLRKWNNNKFFPVDLKIWRKSEKEDDGVLLTVVLEGRFKITITPPVKWGPKHDERDGFGLGSLPSPTPTPTPNQSKSMVSSSYHGGNEGLQSPTPSAGGPRMVAFGGGNNMPPPPVVQPVTTTDQSLSGGPYGWSGGAPHNPQPSPQWGGGGGVPNMVQNPAGNFLPPPPPVNLPPPPPPQPPPNVSWQPPPGNQSMNWGANVQGPQLTVNSPWGLQLQAGGGGGGWVGPLPLPPTPTPTPAAGQGWVPGNGIGNPNWVAGEVNQGASSNMMSSGWVGGASEIGWGPQANQGWGSPTPRNRGGMWDRNEQNYNRSGFSGQKRNRGGGGGYTRH